A stretch of Pseudomonas sp. LRP2-20 DNA encodes these proteins:
- a CDS encoding DUF927 domain-containing protein, whose translation MSKRPSFAEVKHASLQSIEQVLSNWLPGGKRVDGGKEYTAPNPTRADKHAGSLKVNLAKGTWCDFATGDKGGDLIDLVRYLDRGTDVEACNKLAAFLGVEASISTNVAPSTGHAQKSEWVPVLPIPDQAMQRVLQKHKQHGKPSKVWIYREACGQALMVLYRFDLGPDENGRSRKVFAPLTWCKHSTNGSLAWRWQGLSEPRPLLRLDDLAKRPSAPVVLCEGEKAADAAAELLPEHVATCWPNGTNSWQKADFAALAGRDVLLWPDNDAPGLKCMDALADHLRKLGAASVQTVALTVFRQLPSMDGERSTFAPGGEWREGDDAADAQSKGWTAQHLSELQRTGELFALAPAATPNPTKQSKATDQAKPQSEKKTAPAPSGFRVTKDGVFYAGEDGEARPVCSRLEILARTRDEKGHGWGLLVEFDDPDGASKRLNIPARAMAGDFGKEVLAPLVDMGLRLAPVRTARNSRNDLQSYLQGYDGSERARLVTRLGWHGNAYLVPDRQIGASTEYLHFYEAGTQLPPITQVGTLEQWQQQIGTLCVGNNRLTFVVCVAFAGAVLHLLGHESGGFHLYGDSSGGKTTHLQVAASVWGGPRLVRSWRSTDNALESIAAAHSDGLLVLDEIGMCDPRIIGETVYMLGNGTGKARANDRGMSGRQVQEWRLLFLSTGEKTLAQHMAEANKDLKAGMEVRLLAVPADASKGLGLFEELHGFDDAAALSDALKARVTKFYGSPALAFLSALCDPTKLRAYTAMVRSTVERFTAEALPASASGQAQRAATRFGLAAAAGELATALGVTGWPDGLALDSARVCLNAWLAERGGAGNMEGDAILARLRQVIERFGESRFTRWESTAAKVDEHGPRTIDRLGFRKSMEHGMGDTSHTTTTYYVLPEAWRSEIFRGMNLNAVNKELLRRRVLEPGKDGKASTSVRLPGLGLQRCYVVVTIPEPAENEAQAA comes from the coding sequence ATGAGTAAGCGCCCCAGCTTCGCCGAAGTAAAACACGCCTCCCTCCAGTCAATCGAGCAAGTCCTTTCTAATTGGTTGCCAGGCGGCAAACGGGTAGATGGTGGCAAGGAATACACAGCCCCCAACCCTACACGAGCTGACAAACATGCAGGCTCGCTTAAGGTCAACTTGGCTAAAGGCACTTGGTGCGACTTCGCAACCGGCGACAAAGGCGGTGATCTGATTGACCTGGTGCGCTACCTTGATCGCGGCACCGATGTAGAGGCTTGCAACAAACTAGCGGCCTTCCTCGGCGTTGAGGCGTCCATTAGCACCAATGTCGCACCATCCACTGGCCACGCTCAAAAGTCAGAGTGGGTGCCAGTGCTACCCATTCCTGACCAAGCAATGCAGAGGGTGCTGCAAAAACACAAGCAGCACGGTAAACCCTCCAAAGTTTGGATCTACCGTGAGGCCTGCGGTCAGGCGCTTATGGTGCTGTATCGCTTCGACCTCGGCCCGGATGAGAACGGCAGGTCGCGCAAAGTCTTCGCGCCCCTCACCTGGTGTAAACACTCTACTAACGGCTCGCTGGCTTGGCGCTGGCAGGGCTTATCGGAGCCACGCCCGCTCCTGCGCCTTGATGACCTGGCTAAACGTCCTTCGGCACCAGTTGTATTGTGCGAGGGTGAAAAGGCCGCCGATGCCGCTGCCGAGCTGTTGCCCGAGCATGTTGCCACCTGCTGGCCTAACGGGACGAACTCTTGGCAGAAGGCTGATTTCGCGGCGCTAGCCGGGCGTGACGTATTGCTGTGGCCAGATAACGATGCCCCAGGTTTGAAGTGCATGGATGCCTTGGCCGATCACCTTCGGAAGCTTGGAGCTGCCTCGGTTCAGACGGTAGCTTTGACTGTATTCAGGCAACTTCCTAGTATGGACGGTGAGCGCTCCACTTTCGCGCCGGGCGGTGAGTGGCGCGAAGGTGACGATGCGGCGGATGCCCAATCCAAAGGTTGGACAGCCCAACACTTGTCGGAGCTGCAACGCACCGGTGAGCTGTTTGCCCTCGCACCTGCCGCCACGCCCAACCCCACCAAGCAGAGCAAAGCCACTGACCAGGCCAAGCCTCAATCCGAAAAGAAAACCGCCCCGGCCCCGAGCGGCTTTCGTGTCACAAAGGATGGGGTGTTCTATGCCGGTGAGGATGGCGAAGCAAGACCGGTTTGTTCACGGCTAGAGATATTGGCTCGCACCCGTGACGAAAAGGGCCATGGCTGGGGCCTGCTGGTGGAGTTCGATGATCCCGACGGTGCTAGCAAGCGCCTTAACATTCCGGCCAGGGCAATGGCGGGCGACTTTGGCAAGGAAGTGCTCGCGCCACTGGTTGATATGGGGCTGCGCCTGGCACCCGTGCGCACTGCTCGCAATTCGCGCAACGACCTACAGAGCTACCTGCAAGGATATGACGGTTCCGAGCGCGCCCGCTTGGTCACTCGCCTGGGCTGGCATGGGAATGCTTACTTAGTGCCGGATCGGCAGATCGGTGCCAGCACTGAATACCTGCACTTCTACGAAGCCGGCACCCAGCTCCCGCCCATTACCCAAGTTGGAACACTAGAGCAGTGGCAACAGCAAATCGGCACGTTGTGCGTGGGGAACAACCGCCTGACATTCGTCGTGTGCGTAGCTTTTGCTGGAGCGGTGCTGCATTTGCTTGGGCATGAATCAGGCGGTTTCCACCTTTATGGCGATAGCTCAGGCGGGAAGACCACCCATTTACAGGTGGCCGCTTCGGTTTGGGGTGGGCCGCGCCTGGTGCGCTCCTGGCGCTCTACGGACAACGCCCTGGAAAGTATCGCGGCGGCGCACTCGGACGGATTGCTGGTGCTCGATGAGATCGGGATGTGCGACCCACGGATCATCGGGGAAACTGTCTACATGCTCGGCAACGGCACCGGCAAGGCGCGGGCCAATGATCGGGGCATGAGCGGGCGCCAAGTTCAGGAGTGGCGTTTGCTGTTTCTCTCCACCGGAGAAAAGACCCTTGCGCAGCACATGGCCGAGGCAAACAAGGACCTTAAAGCAGGTATGGAGGTGCGCCTACTTGCTGTCCCTGCCGATGCCAGTAAAGGGCTTGGACTGTTCGAGGAGCTGCATGGCTTCGACGATGCCGCCGCTCTGTCAGATGCGCTCAAAGCTCGGGTGACCAAGTTCTACGGCTCGCCTGCCCTCGCATTCCTGTCGGCCCTCTGCGACCCAACCAAGTTGCGCGCCTATACAGCCATGGTACGCAGCACCGTGGAGCGCTTCACTGCTGAAGCGCTCCCTGCCAGTGCTAGCGGCCAGGCCCAGCGTGCCGCAACCCGCTTCGGTTTGGCGGCGGCTGCGGGGGAGCTGGCCACCGCCCTGGGCGTTACGGGGTGGCCAGATGGTTTGGCGCTCGACTCCGCCCGCGTATGCCTGAATGCCTGGTTAGCTGAGCGGGGTGGCGCTGGAAACATGGAAGGTGATGCGATTCTCGCACGCCTGCGCCAGGTGATTGAGCGTTTTGGGGAGAGCCGCTTTACACGCTGGGAATCGACCGCTGCCAAGGTAGATGAGCACGGCCCCCGCACTATTGACCGGCTCGGCTTTCGCAAGTCGATGGAGCACGGCATGGGTGACACGTCGCACACGACGACAACCTATTACGTGCTTCCCGAAGCTTGGCGCTCTGAAATTTTCCGAGGCATGAACCTCAATGCAGTGAACAAAGAGCTGCTGAGGCGTCGGGTATTAGAGCCAGGCAAAGATGGCAAGGCTTCCACCTCTGTGCGCCTGCCCGGCCTCGGACTACAGCGCTGCTACGTCGTCGTGACGATCCCTGAACCGGCTGAGAACGAAGCACAGGCCGCCTGA
- a CDS encoding NADPH-dependent F420 reductase encodes MKIGIVGAGNIGSTLARKLAACGHEVKLANSKGPESIQALANEIGVHAVTKEEAVSGVEVVILSIPFANYPDLEPIMSKVPEKTVVIDTSNYYPGRDGLIKEVDDGLPESIWVSKRIGHPVIKAWNAVLAATLADKGQPAESPTRIALPVAGGDTYAETIAQDLVEDTGFTALAAGSLEDSWRQQPGTPAYCTELTLPELKLALQMADKERAPKNRDALLAKFMAPGSQLTHEQIVATNRAMTA; translated from the coding sequence ATGAAAATCGGAATTGTTGGTGCGGGCAATATTGGTTCTACTCTGGCACGAAAGCTTGCTGCGTGCGGGCACGAAGTTAAATTGGCAAATTCAAAAGGTCCTGAAAGCATTCAAGCTCTTGCTAATGAAATCGGCGTGCATGCTGTGACCAAGGAGGAGGCGGTTTCCGGGGTGGAAGTGGTTATCCTCTCGATTCCCTTTGCAAATTATCCTGATCTCGAACCAATCATGAGTAAGGTTCCAGAGAAGACAGTTGTCATTGATACTTCTAATTATTATCCGGGACGTGATGGATTAATCAAGGAAGTCGATGACGGCTTGCCAGAGAGCATTTGGGTAAGTAAGCGAATTGGCCACCCGGTTATTAAAGCTTGGAACGCCGTCCTCGCCGCGACCCTTGCCGATAAAGGCCAACCAGCCGAATCCCCAACGCGTATTGCCTTGCCTGTAGCTGGTGGAGATACATACGCGGAAACAATCGCGCAGGATCTTGTTGAGGATACGGGCTTCACCGCGCTCGCCGCTGGAAGCCTTGAAGACTCCTGGCGTCAGCAGCCCGGTACGCCTGCTTACTGTACTGAATTGACATTGCCTGAGCTGAAATTAGCGTTGCAAATGGCAGATAAGGAAAGGGCGCCTAAAAATCGCGATGCGCTGTTGGCTAAGTTTATGGCTCCAGGAAGCCAGCTTACGCATGAACAGATAGTTGCTACCAATCGCGCAATGACGGCCTAA
- a CDS encoding NADPH-dependent F420 reductase, which yields MNIGIIGSGFIGGTLAKLLSTAGHIVRVTNSRGPNTIDADVLSTGAIPVTKEEALVGADVIILSIPFVRIPDLKKLLTGLPEDVVIIDTSNYIPARDERLDAIENGQPDSMWASEQIGLPLAKAWNTIYSASLNEAGRPAGDPERIAVPVAADRDQDRIVAMALVEDSGFDAYYAGSLAESWRQQCGTPCYCTELTSEALPQALADADLARSRKRQDLFFAVYNERFGTIGTNPSRNYIVQLSKLIYA from the coding sequence ATGAACATTGGAATTATCGGTAGCGGATTTATCGGGGGAACGCTTGCAAAATTGCTCAGTACTGCTGGCCATATAGTAAGAGTTACAAATTCACGCGGGCCTAACACCATAGATGCTGACGTGCTCTCCACGGGAGCGATTCCAGTCACAAAAGAAGAGGCTTTAGTTGGCGCTGACGTCATAATCCTCTCAATACCTTTTGTACGAATTCCGGATCTTAAAAAGCTACTTACAGGCCTGCCTGAAGATGTTGTAATCATCGACACATCCAACTACATACCCGCACGCGACGAGCGATTGGACGCAATCGAGAATGGTCAGCCCGACAGTATGTGGGCATCCGAACAAATTGGCCTTCCCCTCGCAAAAGCCTGGAATACAATTTACTCCGCCTCGCTCAATGAAGCAGGCAGGCCTGCTGGCGATCCGGAGCGCATTGCCGTCCCTGTCGCTGCTGATCGTGATCAAGATCGCATTGTGGCAATGGCACTCGTCGAGGACTCCGGATTCGATGCCTATTATGCTGGCTCCTTAGCAGAGTCTTGGCGACAGCAGTGTGGCACGCCTTGCTATTGCACTGAGCTGACGTCCGAGGCTCTCCCCCAAGCACTGGCTGACGCGGATCTGGCGCGCTCAAGAAAACGGCAAGATCTTTTCTTTGCAGTGTATAACGAGAGATTCGGCACGATCGGTACAAACCCAAGTCGTAACTACATAGTTCAGCTTTCCAAGCTTATTTATGCATGA
- a CDS encoding MarR family winged helix-turn-helix transcriptional regulator yields MSLTQRSVATELSFALNAAANRMVRLHKPFLEPLGLTFSQYLVTLELLNGSPQSVSDLCERLDMETGTLTPLLKRLEAAGVITRTRDASDERRVLIDLTMHARGMEDELRSITDKIRTACQLTPQGLQELHRTLEGLARPAIS; encoded by the coding sequence ATGAGTTTGACGCAACGAAGCGTGGCCACAGAGCTTTCCTTCGCGCTCAACGCTGCCGCGAACCGGATGGTTCGGTTGCACAAGCCGTTCCTCGAACCACTGGGCCTCACATTTTCGCAGTACCTGGTCACGCTGGAGCTGTTGAATGGGTCGCCTCAATCTGTGAGCGATTTATGTGAACGCCTCGACATGGAGACCGGCACGCTTACACCTTTACTCAAAAGGTTGGAAGCTGCCGGAGTGATCACACGCACACGTGATGCCTCCGATGAGCGTCGAGTGCTGATAGACCTCACGATGCATGCCCGTGGCATGGAGGATGAGCTTCGTAGCATCACCGACAAGATCAGAACTGCGTGCCAGCTCACACCTCAAGGCCTTCAAGAGCTCCATCGCACGCTTGAGGGTTTGGCGCGACCTGCCATCAGTTAG
- a CDS encoding LysR family transcriptional regulator: MELVWLEDLSALAEYGSFVRAAEARHVTQPAFSRRVRSLENWMGVELFVRSPHGATLTEAGRHILPSAQEAARSLYRIRSEAQEVAGVAARSLQFAATHSLSFTFFPKWLRSSESGAPIEAVQLHSDSMAVCEQMLIHGQVQFLLCHRHPDVPPLLAPEQFTSKKVGEDTLVPLASARADFGTSPAALPYLAYTHESGLGRIVAHRLRGKEDYLHLKPLFTSHLAAVLMSMALESKGVAWLPKSLTEQEILDGRLIRALDESWDIPLEIHLTRPKATLSQSAETFWARAGIDQSPQGLDALVRRPDSTIDRYE, from the coding sequence TTGGAACTTGTTTGGCTAGAAGATCTTTCAGCGCTGGCGGAGTACGGAAGCTTCGTGCGGGCTGCCGAAGCGCGACACGTAACCCAGCCGGCCTTCAGCCGCAGAGTCCGCTCTCTGGAGAATTGGATGGGAGTTGAGCTGTTCGTGCGCTCACCACACGGAGCTACGCTCACCGAGGCTGGAAGACATATCTTGCCCAGTGCCCAGGAAGCGGCCCGATCCTTGTACCGAATACGCAGCGAAGCTCAAGAGGTCGCAGGGGTAGCAGCCAGGTCACTACAATTCGCAGCGACACACTCCCTCTCGTTTACATTCTTCCCGAAGTGGCTCCGGAGTTCCGAAAGCGGTGCCCCAATCGAGGCAGTTCAACTGCACTCAGATAGCATGGCCGTTTGTGAGCAAATGCTGATTCATGGCCAGGTTCAGTTTTTGCTATGCCACCGCCACCCCGACGTTCCGCCACTATTGGCACCCGAACAGTTCACCAGCAAGAAGGTAGGCGAAGATACTCTCGTTCCGCTTGCCAGTGCTCGCGCTGACTTCGGTACTTCTCCTGCAGCATTGCCTTACCTCGCCTACACCCATGAATCCGGACTGGGCCGTATCGTCGCGCACAGACTGCGCGGCAAAGAAGATTACCTTCACCTCAAGCCCCTGTTCACCAGTCACCTTGCAGCGGTGTTGATGTCCATGGCCTTGGAAAGTAAGGGCGTGGCGTGGCTACCCAAGAGCCTTACGGAGCAGGAGATACTGGACGGGCGTTTGATCCGGGCGCTCGATGAAAGCTGGGACATTCCCCTGGAAATTCATTTGACCCGGCCAAAAGCAACCCTCAGTCAGTCTGCAGAAACGTTCTGGGCCAGGGCGGGAATTGACCAGTCGCCGCAAGGCTTAGACGCTTTGGTGAGGCGCCCTGACTCAACCATTGACCGATACGAGTGA
- a CDS encoding mandelate racemase/muconate lactonizing enzyme family protein, whose product MRIVDIREKTVSIASPIANAYIDFSKMTCSVVAVVTDVIRDGKPVIGYGFNSNGRYGQGALMRDRFLARITEADPETLIDHENNNLDPFAIWKTLMTNEKPGGHGERSVAVGTIDMAVWDAVAKIEGKPLYRLLADRYRNGVADDKVWVYAAGGYYYPGKDQTKLKAEMQSYLDRGYDVVKMKIGAVPLDEDIRRIEAVLEVVGDGRRLAVDANGRFDLQTGIAYAEAIKKYNLFWYEEIGDPLDYALQAELANHYELPMATGENLFSHQDARNLLRHGGMRPDRDYLQFDCALSYGLVEYMRTLKVMEEMGWSSRRVVPHGGHQMSLNIAAGLHLGGNESYPDVFQPFGGFADGIKVENGYVGLPDIPGVGFEAKSALYAVMRELGEG is encoded by the coding sequence ATGCGTATCGTCGACATCCGTGAAAAAACCGTTTCCATTGCCTCGCCAATCGCCAATGCCTATATCGATTTTTCCAAGATGACCTGCTCGGTCGTCGCTGTTGTCACAGATGTGATTCGCGACGGTAAGCCGGTCATCGGCTATGGCTTCAACTCCAACGGTCGCTATGGCCAAGGCGCTTTGATGCGTGACCGCTTCCTGGCGCGTATCACTGAAGCAGACCCAGAGACTCTCATCGACCACGAAAACAACAACCTGGACCCGTTTGCCATCTGGAAAACCCTGATGACCAACGAGAAACCAGGAGGTCACGGTGAGCGCTCTGTCGCCGTGGGTACCATCGACATGGCGGTCTGGGATGCTGTAGCAAAAATCGAAGGAAAACCGCTGTACCGCTTGCTCGCTGATCGTTACCGCAACGGCGTCGCCGACGATAAAGTCTGGGTGTACGCAGCCGGCGGCTACTACTACCCTGGCAAAGATCAAACCAAGCTCAAAGCCGAGATGCAGAGCTATCTCGACCGCGGCTACGACGTCGTGAAAATGAAGATCGGCGCGGTCCCGCTGGACGAGGACATCCGCCGTATCGAAGCCGTGCTTGAAGTGGTTGGCGACGGCCGCCGTCTGGCCGTCGATGCCAATGGGCGCTTCGATCTGCAGACCGGCATCGCCTACGCCGAAGCCATCAAGAAGTACAACCTGTTCTGGTACGAAGAGATCGGTGATCCGCTCGACTACGCGCTGCAGGCTGAGCTGGCAAATCACTATGAACTGCCTATGGCCACTGGCGAAAACCTGTTCTCTCATCAGGACGCCCGCAACCTGCTGCGCCACGGCGGTATGCGACCTGATCGTGACTATCTTCAGTTCGACTGCGCGCTGTCTTACGGCCTTGTCGAATACATGCGCACCCTCAAAGTGATGGAAGAAATGGGTTGGTCTTCCCGGCGCGTTGTACCCCACGGTGGCCACCAGATGTCGCTCAACATTGCCGCAGGCCTGCACCTTGGTGGTAACGAGTCGTACCCGGATGTGTTCCAGCCGTTCGGCGGCTTCGCGGACGGCATCAAGGTTGAAAACGGCTACGTCGGCTTGCCCGACATCCCAGGTGTGGGCTTTGAAGCCAAATCCGCCTTGTACGCAGTGATGCGTGAGCTGGGTGAGGGCTGA
- the dctA gene encoding C4-dicarboxylate transporter DctA, translated as MEISKSRWYSQLYVQVLIGIVIGAAIGYFLPDIGAKLQPFADGFIKLIKMLLAPIIFGTVVVGIAKMGSIKEVGRIGVKALIYFEILSTIALVVGLIVVNIVKPGEGMNINANALDGSAISKYSQAASEQGGTIEFFLNIIPHTFVGAFSNGVMLQVILLSVLMGVALVQMGETSKPLINTIDLFLQGLFKIVAMVMRLAPIGAGAGMAFTIGKYGIGTLLSLGQLLVALYITTLIFIVVVLGAVARWSGMPLMQFLRYFKDEILITLGTCSTEAVLPRMMVKLEKLGCKKSVVGMVLPTGYTFNADGTCIYLTMAAIFIAQATNTPLTFMDQMILLAVFLLTSKGSAGVAGAGFVTLAATLTTIHSIPLVGLVLLLGIDRFLNEARAVTNLIGNGIGTIAIAKWDNSFDVEACEREIAAMKEEKAARKALLAHK; from the coding sequence GTGGAAATCTCCAAATCCCGCTGGTACAGCCAGCTGTATGTGCAAGTGCTGATCGGCATCGTGATCGGCGCGGCAATCGGTTACTTCTTACCCGACATCGGCGCCAAGCTCCAACCCTTCGCCGATGGCTTCATCAAACTGATCAAGATGCTCTTGGCACCGATCATCTTCGGTACTGTTGTTGTTGGTATCGCCAAGATGGGCAGCATCAAAGAGGTTGGCCGAATTGGCGTCAAGGCGCTTATCTACTTCGAGATACTGTCGACCATTGCCTTGGTCGTCGGCCTCATTGTGGTTAACATCGTTAAACCCGGCGAAGGCATGAACATCAATGCCAACGCCCTCGATGGCAGTGCCATCAGCAAATACAGCCAAGCCGCGAGTGAACAAGGCGGCACGATCGAATTCTTCCTCAATATCATCCCGCATACCTTCGTCGGCGCTTTCTCCAACGGCGTAATGCTGCAGGTGATCCTGCTTTCTGTCTTGATGGGCGTCGCTCTGGTGCAGATGGGTGAAACCAGCAAGCCGCTGATCAATACCATCGACTTGTTCCTTCAAGGCCTGTTCAAAATCGTCGCAATGGTCATGCGCCTCGCTCCGATCGGCGCGGGTGCCGGCATGGCATTCACCATTGGCAAATACGGTATCGGCACGTTGCTGTCACTCGGCCAATTGCTGGTCGCACTTTATATCACCACTCTGATATTCATTGTGGTCGTGCTCGGTGCCGTCGCCAGATGGTCCGGAATGCCGCTGATGCAGTTCCTTCGTTACTTCAAAGATGAAATTCTCATCACCCTCGGCACGTGTTCAACCGAAGCCGTGCTACCGAGAATGATGGTGAAACTAGAGAAGCTCGGCTGCAAGAAATCGGTGGTCGGCATGGTGCTGCCTACGGGATACACCTTCAACGCGGACGGTACCTGCATCTACCTCACAATGGCTGCAATCTTCATCGCCCAAGCGACCAATACACCGCTGACATTCATGGATCAGATGATTCTGTTGGCCGTATTCCTGCTGACTTCCAAAGGCTCGGCTGGTGTTGCGGGTGCGGGGTTTGTAACGCTGGCTGCAACGCTTACAACTATCCATTCCATTCCGCTGGTAGGCCTTGTGCTGCTGCTGGGCATTGATCGGTTCCTCAACGAAGCGCGGGCGGTGACCAACCTGATCGGTAATGGCATCGGCACCATCGCGATCGCCAAGTGGGACAACTCGTTTGATGTCGAAGCTTGTGAACGAGAAATCGCAGCTATGAAAGAAGAAAAGGCGGCAAGGAAGGCCTTGCTGGCGCACAAGTGA
- a CDS encoding oxaloacetate decarboxylase has product MIERSHHELRKAFGDLLQGHVCKFAASVFDPISVRMASDLGFQVGIQGGSVASLQVLGAPDIALLTLDEYVEQVTRVGRASQIPIIADADHGFGNALNVMRTVSELQKAGVAALTLEDTHLPAKYEEHSPVLIGGEEAAAKIYAARFSRSDDSLSIIARTNVAATTLEDSIARTAAYQKAGADAICLVGVKDFHHLAALTEHLTTPIMLINYDNQALSDVEKLSAANVRIVVNGHAPYFSAIKSIYQTLREQSGSQGCELSLPELISKYTRVERYREWTKTYLKVGHDSPR; this is encoded by the coding sequence ATGATCGAACGATCGCATCATGAATTGCGCAAGGCGTTTGGTGATTTGCTTCAAGGACATGTCTGTAAATTTGCTGCTTCCGTATTCGATCCCATCTCGGTGCGTATGGCATCCGACCTTGGTTTCCAGGTGGGTATACAGGGAGGGTCTGTCGCCTCGCTTCAAGTGCTTGGGGCACCGGACATTGCACTCCTGACGCTTGATGAATATGTCGAGCAGGTCACCAGAGTTGGGCGTGCGAGCCAAATCCCTATCATTGCTGACGCTGACCATGGCTTTGGCAATGCGCTGAATGTCATGCGCACAGTCAGTGAGTTGCAGAAAGCCGGCGTTGCAGCGTTGACTTTGGAAGACACCCACCTACCGGCGAAATACGAAGAGCATTCGCCGGTGCTGATCGGAGGGGAAGAGGCAGCAGCCAAGATATACGCTGCTCGATTTTCCCGCTCGGATGATAGCCTCAGCATCATCGCCAGAACGAACGTGGCCGCTACCACCTTAGAAGACTCTATCGCTCGTACTGCGGCCTATCAGAAAGCGGGTGCAGACGCTATCTGCTTGGTTGGGGTCAAAGATTTCCATCACCTGGCAGCACTCACGGAACACCTCACCACGCCGATCATGCTTATCAACTACGATAATCAGGCGCTTAGCGATGTTGAGAAGCTTAGTGCTGCCAATGTGCGCATCGTGGTCAATGGGCATGCCCCTTATTTTTCTGCGATCAAATCGATCTACCAAACACTGCGTGAGCAAAGCGGTTCACAGGGTTGCGAGCTCTCCCTCCCTGAACTGATTTCGAAATACACACGCGTTGAGAGATATCGAGAGTGGACAAAGACGTATCTGAAGGTGGGGCACGACTCACCACGTTGA
- a CDS encoding class I SAM-dependent methyltransferase gives MVSHKDVITSNRDAWNASADHHRRSAEWARLTDAVADKGFSCLDSTLTEQLQQVGITGKSVIQLGCNNGREVLSLFALGALEVVGVDQSSAFLKQAQELAERSQYSPEFIEADIHALPATLNERFDVALITIGVVNWMPDLGLFFSHVARTLKPGGTLVIYETHPFLEMLDPEASDPWRISGSYFQTEPVVETGAIVYEGRGEATGQRSYWHIHRLGDLLMGVLGAELRLRAFNEYAHSNREDLYDVYTQGVVQVPMCYALVAEKL, from the coding sequence ATGGTTTCGCACAAGGATGTCATCACCAGCAACCGTGACGCCTGGAATGCCTCCGCCGACCACCACCGGCGCAGCGCTGAGTGGGCTCGGCTTACCGATGCCGTGGCGGACAAAGGCTTTTCTTGCCTGGATTCGACCCTGACTGAACAGTTGCAACAGGTAGGCATAACGGGCAAGTCGGTTATCCAGTTGGGCTGCAACAATGGCCGCGAAGTGCTTTCGCTGTTTGCCCTTGGCGCACTGGAAGTGGTGGGTGTCGATCAGTCTTCGGCGTTTCTCAAGCAAGCGCAGGAGCTGGCCGAGCGATCCCAGTATTCGCCGGAGTTCATCGAGGCCGACATTCACGCGCTGCCAGCCACGCTCAACGAGCGCTTCGATGTCGCGTTGATCACCATCGGTGTTGTGAACTGGATGCCCGACCTTGGTCTGTTCTTCAGCCACGTTGCCAGGACGCTGAAACCCGGCGGGACGCTGGTGATTTACGAGACGCACCCGTTTCTGGAAATGCTCGATCCCGAAGCCAGCGACCCATGGCGCATCAGTGGTTCCTACTTCCAGACCGAGCCGGTGGTCGAAACGGGTGCAATTGTTTACGAGGGCAGGGGCGAGGCGACCGGGCAGCGATCTTACTGGCATATCCACCGGCTGGGCGATCTGCTCATGGGGGTGTTGGGCGCGGAGTTGAGGCTGCGCGCATTCAACGAATACGCGCATTCCAATCGGGAAGATCTGTACGACGTCTACACCCAGGGCGTGGTGCAGGTACCCATGTGTTATGCCCTGGTAGCTGAAAAACTGTGA
- a CDS encoding tautomerase family protein: MPGITLTLSGAPNAALASDLSHELTELTARVLDKQPSQTMVIVRFVDAGLWFIDSESLERLGRNSFRLEVTITDETTTVEQKRQYQREAYDLLSGRIGNVHPHSNVHIIDVRATAYGYGGVPQAAKLWG; encoded by the coding sequence ATGCCTGGTATCACCCTGACCTTGTCCGGCGCGCCGAATGCTGCGTTGGCGTCCGACCTCAGCCACGAGCTGACTGAACTGACTGCACGCGTTCTGGACAAGCAGCCATCCCAAACGATGGTTATCGTTCGGTTCGTCGATGCTGGCTTGTGGTTTATCGACAGCGAATCGCTTGAGCGATTAGGGCGAAACAGCTTTCGCCTGGAGGTCACGATCACCGACGAAACGACAACTGTGGAGCAGAAACGGCAGTATCAGCGTGAAGCCTATGATTTGCTCTCAGGACGCATCGGGAATGTGCACCCTCATTCGAACGTCCACATCATAGACGTGCGCGCTACGGCTTATGGCTATGGCGGGGTGCCGCAAGCTGCAAAGCTATGGGGCTGA